In Penaeus monodon isolate SGIC_2016 chromosome 15, NSTDA_Pmon_1, whole genome shotgun sequence, a genomic segment contains:
- the LOC119582159 gene encoding beta-1,4-mannosyl-glycoprotein 4-beta-N-acetylglucosaminyltransferase-like: MVRLRIRCRCVALAVVVSQIFLGFWFFSQPLDPPKQFLKRLFSEGGQSILHLTDHEMSHYYTFFGKDLCVKEGVIPEKSSEGNCVCRKGWKGRRCGVPEVMQRAKWMQNEELSKNLQLRKRARRVILVTPFSYEFDIFETNVNELNGLVDIFVIGETNYTEPGSKTSLPVLNKLKKEWLKDFQDKIIYVPVTESDLKKSSFMQNLVHTGLRLVSDIRPDDLFILTNGEEILSRDVLTFLKLFQGYPLPVKCQYREHVYGFYWRATKSINNTKPQVCASSFQFLANAFEYQVSRLQEGSVLEEDLNFFTTHEQPVSEWTVPDAGWKCHLCLSVQNIFRKFLNLPKSYRPKWFTESSSSMLPFIQRLVKFGQDENLAPIGKPNTPSQENLPSYLWNNRENFNHLLKNPYETISIHNLV; the protein is encoded by the exons ATGGTGCGGCTAAGGATTAGATGTCGCTGTGTTGCTCTAGCTGTTGTAGTATCACAG ATTTTCCTGGGATTTTGGTTCTTCTCACAGCCCTTAGATCCTCCCAAGCAGTTTTTGAAACGTTTATTTAGTGAAGGAGGTCAAAGCATTTTACACTTAACTGACCATGAGATGTCCCATTACTATACATTTTTTGGAAAAGATCTTTGTGTTAAAGAAGGCGTAATTCCTGAGAAGAGCTCGGAAGGCAACTGTGTATGCCGTAAAGGTTGGAAAGGGCGGAGGTGTGGAGTACCAGAAGTAATGCAAAGGGCAAAGTGGATGCAAAATGAAGAACTTTCTAAGAATTTGCAGCTGAGGAAAAGAGCACGACGTGTGATATTGGTTACTCCATTTTCTTATGAATTTGATATTTTTGAGACAAATGTAAATGAGCTCAATGGACTAGTTGATATATTTGTTATCGGTGAAACCAATTATACAGAGCCTGGTAGTAAGACATCTTTGCCTGtattgaataaattaaaaaaagaatggtTAAAAGATTTccaagataagataatatatgttCCTGTGACAGAAAGTGATCTGAAGAAAAGTTCATTCATGCAAAATTTGGTTCACACTGGGCTGCGTTTAGTAAGTGACATCCGTCCAGATGATCTCTTTATTCTGACGAATGGTGAAGAAATCCTGAGCCGTGATGTCTTGACTTTTCTGAAGCTCTTCCAGGGTTATCCACTGCCAGTTAAGTGTCAATACCGTGAGCATGTCTATGGGTTTTACTGGAGAGCTACGAAGAGTATCAATAATACTAAGCCTCAAGTGTGTGCCTCGTCCTTTCAGTTTCTAGCTAATGCTTTTGAGTACCAAGTGTCGCGTCTGCAAGAAGGAAGTGTTTTGGAGGAAGATCTCAATTTTTTTACAACTCATGAACAGCCAGTTTCTGAATGGACAGTGCCAGATGCTGGTTGGAAATGTCACTTGTGTTTATCAGTCCAGAATATTTTCCGCAAGTTTCTCAACTTACCAAAGAGTTATAGACCAAAATGGTTCACTGAATCATCATCAAGCATGTTACCCTTCATTCAGCGTTTGGTCAAATTTGGCCAAGATGAGAATCTAGCACCTATTGGAAAACCAAACACCCCCAGCCAGGAAAACTTGCCGTCTTATCTGTGGAACAACAGAGAAAATTTCAATCATTTATTGAAAAATCCATATGAAACAATATCCATCCACAACCTTGTTTAG